A stretch of Miscanthus floridulus cultivar M001 chromosome 13, ASM1932011v1, whole genome shotgun sequence DNA encodes these proteins:
- the LOC136499592 gene encoding uncharacterized protein, with protein MALAASASATPFSREVSSEEIEWTSTSRLLSYDGGGPWTGGSIEACPAFVSTSWAIGFAALTPVSAAPTSVVPGVSASATTASVVLGTQASVASASEVRGASASVSSATEGASAPPDSRARPRGA; from the coding sequence ATGGCgctggccgcctcggcatccGCCACCCCCTTCtcccgggaagtatcatcggaggagatcgaatggacctccacttcccggcTGCTCTCCTACGACGGCGGCGGGCCTTGGACTGGGGGCAGTATTGAAGCTTGCCCCGCCTtcgtctccacttcctgggccatCGGCTTCGCTGCGCTCACGCCAGTCTCCGCCGCCCCgacctcggtggtcccgggggttTCGGCCTCCGCCAccacggcctcggtggtcctaggcacccaggcctccgtcgcctcggcctcggaggTCCGGGGGGCCTCGGCATCAGTGTCCTCGGCGACTGAAGGCGCCTCGGCTCCACCGGACTCGCGGGCCCGGCCTCGTGGGgcgtag